One Penicillium oxalicum strain HP7-1 chromosome III, whole genome shotgun sequence genomic region harbors:
- a CDS encoding Pantothenate transporter liz1: protein MALFSRFKAYVKGPETVPGEAKLLRKIDAFILSFCCLCYFANYLDRSNLNNAYVSGMKEELHFKGNQLNVINTVFTVGYIIGQIPSNLALTYMRPHLFFPAMMLIWGGLTMVTAAVHNPQGIMAIRFFLGLAESSTFVGTHYILGSWYTEKELGKRSGIFTASGLAGTMFGGFIQTGIQRSLNGTHGLAGWRWLFIIDGLITIPIAIYGFLLFPDTPTTTKAPYLTSEERTMAIDRIPKSGVAKVPLNLTFVKRVFTSWHWYGFVVLWIIAGETESFSSNALLALYMKSSPSHHYTIAQLNNYPTGVPAVGIVSTLFWATLTDFMGGKRYLVGYFIAITGIVTSVLILTCFDNTAVVFGAYYWAGAVYACQATFFAWCNDAMRYQDDRFRSVVIASMNMGSNAVNAWWILLFYSANFAPRFTKGMWAMIGCSIALALWTTGIVLMTTREERTRESQALLQEPDRDDTKQIEGITREV from the exons ATGGCTCTTTTTTCACGATTCAAGGCCTATGTCAAGGGCCCGGAGACAGTCCCTGGCGAAGCTAAACTGCTCCGGAAAATCGATGCATTTATCCTATCCTTCTGTTGTCTTTGCTACTTTGCCAACTATCTCGACCGCAGTAACCTCAACAATGCATACGTTTCAGGAATGAAAGAAGAGCTTCATTTCAAGGGGAATCAGCTCAATGTAATTAATACGGTGTTCACTGTTGG ATACATCATCGGGCAGATTCCCTCCAATCTAGCTCTCACATACATGCGCcctcatctcttcttcccggCAATGATGCTCATCTGGGGTGGTCTGACCATGGTCACGGCCGCGGTGCATAATCCCCAGGGCATCATGGCGATTCGGTTCTTTCTCGGGCTCGCCGAATCAAGCACCTTTGTCGGCACACATTATATTCTCGGCTCATGGTATACCGAAAAAGAGCTGGGCAAGCGGAGCGGCATCTTCACGGCGTCGGGGTTGGCGGGGACCATGTTCGGTGGATTCATTCAAACCGGTATTCAGAGATCTCTGAACGGGACTCACGGACTTGCCGGATGGCGATGGCTTTTCATT ATTGACGGACTGATCACGATTCCGATCGCCATTTATGGGTTCTTACTCTTCCCCGATACCCCGACCACCACAAAGGCGCCCTATTTGACCTCGGAAGAACGGACCATGGCCATTGATCGCATTCCCAAGTCGGGCGTGGCCAAAGTCCCGCTCAATTTGACCTTCGTCAAACGTGTCTTCACCTCATGGCACTGGTACGGCTTTGTGGTACTTTGGATCATCGCGGGAGAGACCGAATCCTTTTCCAGTAATGCTTTGTTGGCTCTTTATATGAAATCCTCTCCCAGTCATCACTATACAATCGCTCAATTGAACAACTACCCCACCGGCGTGCCGGCCGTCGGGATCGTCTCCACGCTGTTCTGGGCAACCCTGACCGATTTCATGGGTGGCAAACGGTACCTCGTCGGTTACTTCATTGCGATCACTGGAATCGTGACATCGGTTCTCATCTTGACGTGCTTCGACAACACCGCGGTTGTGTTTGGCGCATACTACTGGGCGGGCGCGGTCTATGCCTGTCAAGCCACATTTTTCGCCTGGTGCAACGATGCGATGAGATATCAGGATGATCGGTTCCGGTCCGTGGTCATTGCCAGCATGAACATGGGAAGTAATGCCGTGAATGCCTGGTGGATCCTTCTTTTCTACTCGGCCAATTTTGCGCCTCGCTTCACCAAGGGTATGTGGGCGATGATTGGTTGCTCCATTGCCTTGGCCTTGTGGACGACGGGAATCGTTTTGATGACAACGCGCGAGGAGAGAACCCGCGAGAGTCAAGCCCTGCTTCAAGAACCTGACCGAGATGACACCAAACAAATCGAGGGTATCACTCGAGAGGTCTGA
- a CDS encoding putative oxidoreductase: MARIFITGSSDGIGLATAKILVGRGHSVVLHARNAARAASTQEAVPQAEAVLVADLRSISETKRLAQEANDLGTFDAIIHNAGIGYGATASREITADKISAVFAVNTLAPYILTCLMKKPTSRLLYMSSDSHYGGDESLRNVTQSHSYGDSKLHDVMLANAFSRRWGRDVQVVSMHPGWVRTKMGGSMASSGLEEPGKALADWATGMGRLAALPSGSFLTTAGARTTHPGAGKVDKQEELLRICKEVSSVAVPGED, from the coding sequence ATGGCTCGAATTTTCATCACTGGATCCAGCGACGGCATCGGTCTTGCGACAGCCAAGATTCTTGTAGGGAGAGGCCATTCGGTCGTTCTCCATGCACGAAACGCCGCCCGTGCTGCATCAACGCAAGAGGCAGTCCCACAGGCAGAAGCCGTTCTTGTAGCGGACCTGCGATCCATTTCCGAAACAAAGAGATTGGCCCAGGAAGCCAACGATTTGGGGACATTCGACGCGATCATCCACAATGCAGGCATTGGATACGGTGCCACAGCGAGTCGCGAAATCACCGCTGATAAGATCTCGGCCGTATTTGCCGTGAATACGCTGGCGCCCTACATCTTGACAtgtttgatgaagaagccgaCGTCGCGGCTGCTGTACATGAGCTCGGACAGTCATTACGGGGGAGACGAGAGCTTGCGCAATGTCACGCAGTCCCATTCATACGGTGATAGTAAGCTCCATGATGTGATGCTCGCCAACGCATTCTCGCGGCGATGGGGTCGGGACGTTCAGGTTGTCAGTATGCATCCCGGGTGGGTGCGGACAAAGATGGGCGGGAGTATGGCTTCGTCTGGACTAGAGGAGCCGGGAAAAGCACTGGCCGATTGGGCGACAGGCATGGGGAGATTGGCGGCTCTACCAAGTGGATCATTTTTGACTACAGCAGGTGCCAGGACCACTCACCCGGGAGCTGGAAAGGTGGACAAGCAGGAGGAGCTATTGAGGATTTGCAAAGAAGTCTCGAGCGTTGCTGTTCCAGGGGAAGATTAA